One Terriglobales bacterium genomic window, CAACGAGCTCGACACGGCGAACGTGCCGCCCATGGCGCAAATTTGCGACCGCTTCGGCGTCGATCCGGCAAAGACCGGCAGCGCGCGCTTCCTCTACGCCATGCGTCCCGATGAAGTCCGGCCGTCGCTGCCGCGCGAAGCCGCGCTGAAGAACGCGCCCGAGTCCGACGGAACGTTCTTCAAAGTCCCCAAGGTGATCGAGCGCTGACCATGGACCTGGGGCTGCTCACCGTCGCATCCACGCGCACCGCCGTCCAGGAGCGGCAGGTCACCGCCACCGCGCTCGCCGAAAACTTCTATACAAAGATCGCCAGCGACGACGCCGACATTCACGCTTATCTGCACCTGTGCCGCGAGCGCGCATTGCAGAAAGCCGGCGAGATCGATGCCGCGGCCAAAAAAGGCGACGCCTTGCCGCCGCTGGCCGGTGTTCCCATCGCGGTGAAAGACGTGATGGTGATGCGCGGCGTCCGCGCCACAGCGGGTTCGAAGATCCTGGAAAACTACGTTTCGCCCTACGACTGCACCGCGGTGGCGCGCCTGGAAGCTGCCGGCGCCGTTGTGCTGGGCAAGACGAACTGCGACGAGTTTGCCATGGGCTCGTCGAACGAGAACTCGGCCTACGGCCCGGTGCGCAATCCGCGTGACAAGTCGCGCGTTCCCGGCGGATCGTCGGGCGGATCGGCGGCGGCCGTCGCCGCCGGAACCGCCGTTGCCGCGCTCGGTTCCGATACGGGCGGCTCCATCCGCCAGCCGGCATCGTTCTGCGGCGTCGTCGGCCTCATGCCGACTTACGGCCGCGTGTCGCGCTACGGCCTGATCGCGTTCGGCTCGTCGCTCGACCACATTGGCCCGCTCACCAA contains:
- the gatC gene encoding Asp-tRNA(Asn)/Glu-tRNA(Gln) amidotransferase subunit GatC — its product is MKVTEKDVLYVADLANLELTDAERARMVRDLNQILEHIDMLNELDTANVPPMAQICDRFGVDPAKTGSARFLYAMRPDEVRPSLPREAALKNAPESDGTFFKVPKVIER